From a region of the Thermus caldilimi genome:
- a CDS encoding ribose-phosphate diphosphokinase encodes MDRPLLIFSGQSNKPLAQAIAEALGLPLGKSTTQRFANDNLFVRFEESLREGDVFIVQSLTPPVQDHLMELLMMVDAAKGASAARVTAVIPYFSYARSDKKDAPRISIAARLIADLLQTAGADRVLTMTLHSPQVHGFFKVPVDHLSAEPVIANHFATRVDLENAVVVAPDAGDLKRASSLARRLRLPLAFIDKERVSDTEVRVRMLVGEVKGKTALIVDDEISTAGSLVEAVEALLQAGAKEVYAAATHGVYVGPALERIAKSPVREVAATDTCPPKEGPKLKTLPVAPIFAEAIWRIHRGESVSSLFT; translated from the coding sequence ATGGACCGCCCCCTCCTGATCTTCTCCGGCCAGTCCAACAAACCCCTGGCCCAAGCCATCGCCGAGGCCCTAGGCCTGCCCTTGGGCAAAAGCACCACCCAGCGCTTCGCCAACGATAACCTCTTCGTGCGCTTCGAGGAAAGCCTGAGGGAAGGGGATGTCTTTATCGTCCAGTCCCTGACCCCTCCGGTGCAGGACCACCTCATGGAGCTCCTCATGATGGTGGACGCCGCCAAGGGGGCCAGCGCCGCTCGGGTCACGGCGGTCATCCCCTACTTCTCCTACGCCCGGAGCGACAAGAAGGACGCCCCCCGCATCTCCATCGCCGCCCGGCTCATCGCCGACCTCCTCCAGACCGCCGGGGCCGACCGGGTCCTCACCATGACCCTCCATTCCCCCCAGGTCCACGGCTTCTTCAAGGTGCCCGTGGACCACCTTTCCGCTGAGCCCGTGATCGCCAACCACTTCGCCACCCGGGTGGACCTGGAAAATGCTGTGGTGGTGGCCCCGGATGCCGGCGATCTTAAGAGGGCCAGCTCCCTGGCCCGGCGCCTCCGCCTTCCCCTGGCCTTCATCGACAAGGAACGGGTATCCGACACCGAGGTGCGGGTCAGGATGCTGGTGGGGGAGGTGAAGGGGAAAACCGCCCTGATCGTGGACGACGAGATCTCCACCGCCGGAAGCCTGGTGGAGGCAGTGGAAGCCCTCCTGCAAGCTGGGGCCAAGGAAGTCTACGCCGCCGCCACCCACGGGGTCTATGTGGGCCCGGCCCTAGAGCGCATCGCCAAGAGTCCGGTGAGGGAGGTGGCCGCCACCGACACCTGCCCTCCCAAGGAGGGTCCCAAGCTCAAGACCCTCCCCGTGGCTCCCATCTTTGCCGAGGCCATCTGGCGCATCCACCGGGGAGAGTCGGTATCCAGCCTGTTCACCTGA
- a CDS encoding DUF72 domain-containing protein: MILEGLKGYRGYPGGFKAYAKAFPTVELSWWHRAGDRRTISRLKTLAPVGFRFSVFGHKHFSFQPSGGERRTLRRFLRRFGLFGEKRGAVRIAVPPSVDPTQLARWLDLLEEVLKELGPVPLAFQAEEALHSLLKERGYALVNQTGGPFLYLVDPEEIPREGEGYLYRSPTSSQAAPSALHSRAEVERD, from the coding sequence TTGATCCTGGAAGGCCTTAAGGGGTATAGGGGCTACCCTGGGGGCTTCAAGGCCTATGCCAAGGCCTTCCCCACGGTGGAGCTCTCTTGGTGGCACCGGGCGGGGGACAGGAGGACCATAAGCCGCTTGAAGACCCTGGCCCCGGTGGGATTCCGCTTCAGCGTCTTTGGCCACAAGCACTTCTCCTTCCAGCCCTCAGGGGGGGAGAGGCGTACCTTAAGGCGCTTCTTAAGGCGGTTTGGGCTCTTTGGGGAGAAAAGGGGGGCGGTGCGGATTGCGGTTCCTCCGAGTGTGGACCCCACCCAACTGGCCCGCTGGCTGGACCTTTTGGAGGAGGTCTTGAAAGAGTTGGGGCCGGTACCCCTTGCCTTTCAGGCCGAGGAGGCCTTGCATTCCCTTCTCAAAGAACGGGGCTATGCCCTGGTAAACCAAACGGGAGGCCCTTTCCTCTACCTGGTGGACCCGGAGGAAATCCCCAGGGAAGGCGAGGGGTACCTTTACCGGAGCCCCACCTCTTCCCAAGCCGCCCCTTCCGCCCTACACTCAAGGGCGGAGGTTGAACGGGATTGA
- a CDS encoding ABC transporter permease, producing the protein MFAYTVRRLLQMIPLLLAASVVIYALLALQPGDPLEELKRQNPRMTAEQFEALKRAYGLDQPLHIRYFKWLSRAVRGDLGYSRTYGIPAAEYIFAQRLPKTLILSGLALTLALVVAIPVGIFSAVRQYSLGDYIITFFSFVGFSMPVFFLGILLLYLFAIWLPDHIPGFPRFPTGGVPGVLWEDVRSGAVSLWSYLGQWAWHLILPVLTLSSLQMAEWTRFMRASLLEVLSQDYIRTARAKGLAERVVLYKHALRNALIPIVTLVGLAIPGVLGGATITETIFSYPGMGRAIFDALVEKDYNVAMAALAFLALMTALFNLLADLAYAVVDPRIRYS; encoded by the coding sequence GTGTTTGCCTACACGGTACGCAGGCTTTTGCAGATGATCCCCTTGCTCCTTGCCGCCAGCGTGGTGATCTACGCCCTGCTGGCCTTGCAGCCTGGGGATCCTTTGGAGGAACTGAAGCGGCAGAACCCTCGCATGACTGCCGAGCAGTTTGAGGCCTTGAAACGGGCCTACGGTCTGGACCAGCCCCTCCATATCCGCTACTTCAAGTGGCTTTCCCGGGCGGTGCGGGGGGATCTCGGGTATAGCCGCACTTACGGGATCCCCGCCGCAGAGTACATCTTCGCCCAGCGGCTGCCCAAGACCCTCATCCTCTCCGGCCTGGCCCTGACCCTGGCCCTGGTGGTGGCCATCCCGGTGGGCATCTTCTCCGCGGTCCGCCAGTACTCCCTGGGGGACTACATCATCACCTTCTTCTCTTTCGTGGGCTTCTCCATGCCGGTCTTCTTCCTGGGCATCCTCCTCCTTTACCTTTTCGCCATTTGGCTCCCCGATCACATTCCCGGCTTTCCCCGCTTCCCCACCGGAGGGGTGCCGGGGGTGCTCTGGGAGGACGTGCGCTCCGGGGCGGTGAGCCTTTGGTCCTATCTGGGGCAGTGGGCCTGGCACTTGATCCTGCCCGTCCTGACCCTTTCCTCCTTGCAGATGGCCGAGTGGACCCGCTTCATGCGGGCTTCCTTGCTGGAGGTGCTTTCCCAGGACTACATCCGCACCGCCCGGGCCAAGGGCTTGGCCGAGCGGGTGGTGCTCTACAAACATGCCCTCAGGAACGCCCTGATCCCCATTGTGACCCTGGTGGGTCTGGCCATTCCCGGGGTGTTGGGCGGGGCCACCATCACCGAGACCATCTTTAGCTATCCCGGCATGGGACGGGCCATCTTTGACGCCCTGGTGGAGAAGGACTACAACGTGGCCATGGCGGCCCTGGCCTTCTTGGCCTTGATGACGGCGCTTTTCAACCTGCTGGCGGACCTGGCCTATGCGGTGGTGGACCCCCGCATCCGCTACAGCTAG
- the erpA gene encoding iron-sulfur cluster insertion protein ErpA, which produces MVETQEAVIRITPLAAEKAKEILTRYGKEHAAIRVYIKSGGCSGFQYGMAVDERELEGDTFVEMHGVRLVVDPMSLPYLVGSEIDWVESLMGGGFTVHNPNAASTCGCGHSFRTKDQEGEARTCGH; this is translated from the coding sequence ATGGTCGAAACGCAGGAGGCGGTCATCCGCATTACCCCCTTGGCGGCGGAGAAGGCTAAGGAGATCCTGACCCGCTACGGCAAGGAGCACGCGGCCATCCGGGTCTACATCAAGTCCGGGGGGTGCTCTGGCTTCCAGTACGGCATGGCCGTGGACGAGCGGGAGTTGGAGGGGGATACCTTCGTGGAGATGCACGGGGTGCGCCTGGTGGTGGACCCCATGTCCTTGCCCTACCTGGTGGGCTCAGAGATTGACTGGGTGGAGAGCCTCATGGGCGGGGGCTTCACCGTGCACAACCCCAACGCCGCCAGCACCTGCGGTTGCGGCCACTCCTTCCGCACCAAGGACCAGGAGGGGGAGGCCCGCACCTGCGGCCACTAA
- a CDS encoding alpha/beta hydrolase, with protein MRKEAFTLAGQSVLAHIPERPRALLLALHGLQGSREHILSLLPGYAERGFLLLAFDAPRHGKREGPPPSSKSPRYVEEVYQIALAFTEEAREVAQEARERFGLPLFLAGGSLGAFVVHLLLSQGFRAEGALAFIGSGFPMKLPQGQEVRDPRVLALYETPPAQRGEAYGGVPLLHLHGTKDLIVPLSRMEKTVEALRPHYPEGRLAWFVEEGAGHTITPLMARMGLAFLEAWLDPGRP; from the coding sequence ATGCGGAAAGAAGCCTTCACCCTGGCGGGGCAAAGCGTGCTGGCCCACATCCCCGAGCGCCCGAGGGCCCTCCTCCTGGCCCTCCACGGGTTGCAGGGCTCCAGGGAACACATCCTTTCCCTCCTCCCGGGGTATGCGGAAAGGGGCTTCCTCCTCCTGGCCTTCGACGCCCCCCGGCACGGGAAACGGGAAGGCCCACCCCCCTCCTCCAAAAGCCCCAGGTATGTGGAGGAGGTGTACCAGATAGCCCTGGCCTTTACCGAGGAAGCCAGGGAAGTGGCCCAGGAGGCCAGGGAACGCTTTGGCCTACCCCTTTTCCTGGCAGGAGGGAGCCTGGGGGCCTTTGTGGTGCACCTGCTTCTTTCCCAGGGGTTCCGGGCGGAAGGGGCCCTGGCCTTCATTGGAAGCGGCTTTCCCATGAAGCTCCCCCAGGGTCAGGAGGTACGGGACCCTCGAGTCCTGGCCCTTTACGAAACCCCTCCCGCCCAGAGGGGGGAAGCCTATGGAGGTGTGCCCCTCCTCCACCTCCACGGCACCAAGGACCTGATCGTGCCCCTTTCCCGCATGGAGAAAACCGTGGAGGCCTTGAGGCCCCACTACCCCGAAGGCCGCTTAGCCTGGTTTGTGGAGGAGGGAGCCGGGCACACCATCACCCCCCTGATGGCCCGGATGGGGCTGGCCTTCTTGGAGGCCTGGCTTGATCCTGGAAGGCCTTAA
- a CDS encoding peptide ABC transporter substrate-binding protein has protein sequence MRKLGKLAVLGLTALGLALAGPQDNSLVIGASQEPRVLAGDFLNIISNQAIKSEIEGYLFAPFIGFNADSQNFPVLATEVPTLENGRLRVRDIGGGKKRLEMDLTIRPDARWSDGKPITTEDVAFYYEVGKAKGMPVLNPDYWERVQLRVRDARNFTVIFEPAYYYDTYGGTYGSPIGYAPKHIMGPEWEKVKAAARNLDPDKDAEKLNELYRNFFLKFSTPAQLNKGAMVYSGAFKLRRWVPGNSIEMERNPNFPIKPEGGESRYVQKVVYRFIQNTNSLLVAVIGGSIDATSSVSLTFDQGRSPQLVRRAPGRFDIWFVPGAIWEHIDINKFENCQAVRDLGLNDKRTRQALLHAMNREGLVKAFFDGLQPVAHTWIAPVNPLFNPNVRKYEFNLKKAEALLAEMGWRKGPDGILQRTVGGRTVRFEIEYVTTAGNALRERTQQFFAEDLKKIGIAVKINNAPSAVVFADDYIQRASECKWTGMFMFAWVSNLQEDGSLFQYKNLNTGAIMVPTKENNYQGQNIGGWRNDEFDRLTSQAVLEFDENRRKQLFARAQEIWAEELPALPLYFRANPYVVRKGLVNYVASAYAGGYGYPGWNAWEIGWESRGAVKKWDQAKYALSIK, from the coding sequence ATGAGGAAACTAGGCAAACTCGCTGTACTCGGTTTAACCGCCCTGGGCCTGGCCCTGGCGGGGCCTCAGGACAACAGCCTGGTGATCGGGGCTTCCCAGGAGCCCAGGGTGCTGGCGGGGGACTTCCTCAACATCATCTCCAACCAGGCCATCAAGAGCGAGATTGAAGGCTATCTCTTTGCGCCCTTCATTGGCTTCAACGCCGACAGCCAGAACTTCCCCGTTCTGGCCACCGAGGTGCCCACCCTGGAGAATGGGCGCCTGCGGGTGAGGGACATCGGCGGCGGCAAGAAGCGCCTGGAGATGGACCTCACCATCCGCCCAGACGCCCGCTGGTCCGACGGCAAGCCCATCACCACCGAGGACGTGGCCTTCTACTACGAGGTGGGCAAGGCCAAGGGCATGCCCGTCCTGAACCCCGACTACTGGGAGCGGGTCCAGCTCCGGGTACGGGATGCCCGCAACTTCACCGTGATCTTTGAGCCCGCCTACTACTACGACACCTACGGCGGCACCTACGGCTCCCCCATCGGCTACGCCCCCAAGCACATCATGGGCCCCGAGTGGGAGAAGGTGAAGGCGGCGGCCCGCAACCTGGACCCCGACAAGGACGCGGAGAAGCTCAACGAGCTCTACCGCAACTTCTTCCTGAAGTTTTCCACCCCGGCGCAGCTCAACAAGGGCGCCATGGTCTACTCCGGTGCCTTCAAGCTCCGCCGCTGGGTGCCGGGGAACTCCATTGAGATGGAGCGGAACCCCAACTTCCCCATCAAGCCCGAGGGTGGGGAAAGCCGCTACGTGCAGAAGGTGGTCTACCGCTTCATCCAGAACACCAACTCCCTCCTCGTGGCGGTGATCGGCGGCTCCATTGACGCCACCTCCAGCGTCTCCCTCACCTTTGACCAGGGCCGCTCGCCCCAGCTGGTGCGGCGCGCCCCCGGTCGCTTTGACATCTGGTTCGTCCCCGGCGCCATCTGGGAGCACATTGACATCAACAAGTTTGAGAACTGCCAGGCGGTGCGTGACCTGGGCCTGAACGACAAGCGCACCCGTCAGGCCCTCCTGCACGCCATGAACCGCGAGGGCTTGGTCAAGGCCTTCTTTGACGGCCTCCAGCCCGTGGCCCACACCTGGATCGCCCCCGTCAACCCCCTCTTCAACCCCAACGTCAGGAAGTACGAGTTTAACCTGAAGAAGGCCGAGGCCCTCCTGGCGGAGATGGGCTGGAGGAAGGGCCCGGACGGCATCCTCCAGCGCACCGTGGGCGGGCGCACCGTGCGCTTTGAGATTGAGTACGTCACCACCGCCGGCAACGCCCTCCGCGAGCGCACCCAGCAGTTCTTCGCCGAGGACCTGAAGAAGATCGGCATCGCCGTCAAGATCAATAACGCCCCCAGCGCCGTGGTCTTCGCCGACGACTACATCCAGCGCGCCTCCGAGTGCAAGTGGACGGGGATGTTTATGTTCGCCTGGGTCTCCAACCTGCAGGAGGACGGCTCCCTCTTCCAGTACAAGAACCTGAACACCGGGGCCATCATGGTGCCCACCAAGGAGAACAACTACCAGGGCCAGAACATTGGTGGCTGGCGGAACGACGAGTTTGACCGCCTTACCAGCCAGGCGGTCCTGGAGTTTGACGAGAACCGCAGGAAGCAGCTCTTCGCCCGGGCGCAGGAGATCTGGGCCGAGGAGCTCCCCGCCCTGCCCCTCTACTTCCGCGCCAACCCCTACGTGGTACGCAAGGGCCTGGTCAACTACGTGGCCAGCGCCTACGCCGGCGGCTATGGCTACCCCGGCTGGAACGCCTGGGAGATCGGCTGGGAAAGCCGCGGCGCCGTGAAGAAGTGGGACCAGGCGAAGTACGCCCTTTCCATCAAGTAG
- a CDS encoding M24 family metallopeptidase, with product MELTRVQEILREERLDAWLLLSFGRSNPLALEVLALTHLHLTRRFAYLIPREGEPVLLCHAIEESLFPLLPGKRRTYHTWRGYLEALSELLEGQRRIALEYVPGGLIPYLSRVDGGSLDLLRGMGLELASSWPLLLLFQTWGEEKLRSHRRAAKGLVAAKDQAIAFLRQNPGSTEQAVQAILTQALEERRLVFDHPPMVAFGQNAANPHHAPTGKALEEGEVVLLDLWAKEKGGVYADITWMAGLRPPEAAHQAFQAVVKARDGAIRFVTEAYRKGRYPKGFEVDQVARKLLESEGYGSYIRHRTGHNLGEEVHGSGPHLDDLETHDFRPLVPGLAFTVEPGLYLPGFGVRTEVNVYLHPTGPEVTTPLQEALTLL from the coding sequence GTGGAGCTTACCCGCGTGCAGGAAATCCTCAGGGAAGAGAGGCTGGATGCTTGGCTCCTCCTCTCCTTTGGCCGGAGCAATCCCCTGGCCCTCGAGGTGCTTGCCCTCACCCACCTTCACCTAACCCGCCGTTTTGCCTACCTCATCCCCCGGGAAGGGGAACCCGTGCTCCTCTGCCACGCCATAGAGGAAAGCCTTTTTCCCCTCCTTCCCGGGAAAAGGCGCACCTACCACACCTGGCGAGGGTACCTGGAAGCCCTTTCGGAGCTTTTGGAAGGGCAGCGGCGCATCGCCTTGGAGTACGTGCCGGGAGGACTCATCCCCTACCTGTCCCGGGTGGACGGGGGCAGTTTGGACCTGCTCAGGGGAATGGGCCTCGAGCTCGCCTCCTCCTGGCCCTTGCTCCTCCTCTTCCAAACCTGGGGGGAGGAAAAGCTAAGGAGCCACCGCCGGGCAGCCAAGGGCCTGGTGGCCGCCAAGGACCAGGCCATAGCCTTCCTGCGCCAAAACCCTGGGTCCACGGAACAGGCGGTACAGGCCATCTTGACCCAAGCCCTGGAGGAACGGCGCCTGGTCTTCGACCACCCCCCCATGGTGGCCTTCGGCCAAAACGCCGCCAACCCCCACCATGCGCCCACGGGGAAGGCCCTCGAGGAGGGAGAAGTGGTGCTCTTGGACCTCTGGGCCAAGGAAAAAGGAGGCGTCTACGCCGACATCACCTGGATGGCCGGCCTAAGGCCTCCCGAGGCCGCCCACCAAGCCTTCCAGGCGGTGGTAAAGGCCCGGGATGGGGCCATCCGCTTCGTGACCGAGGCCTATCGAAAAGGGCGCTACCCCAAGGGCTTCGAGGTGGACCAGGTGGCCCGGAAGCTTCTGGAAAGCGAAGGCTACGGCTCCTACATCCGCCACCGCACGGGGCACAACCTGGGGGAGGAGGTCCACGGCTCCGGCCCTCACCTGGACGACCTGGAAACCCACGACTTCCGCCCTTTGGTGCCGGGGCTCGCCTTCACCGTGGAGCCCGGGCTTTACCTGCCTGGCTTCGGGGTGCGCACCGAGGTGAACGTCTACCTGCACCCCACGGGGCCGGAGGTCACCACTCCCTTGCAGGAAGCCCTTACCCTCCTTTAA